One Camelina sativa cultivar DH55 chromosome 3, Cs, whole genome shotgun sequence genomic window carries:
- the LOC104776183 gene encoding serine/threonine-protein kinase CDL1-like isoform X2 yields the protein MTCFSCLNPRTKDIRVDIVDTARCNNNSRYPADSPVNGSDTTGTESISVNGKVNSSKPGGGARSFTFKELAAATRNFREVNLLGEGGFGRVYKGRLDSGQVVAIKQLNPDGLQGNREFIVEILMLSLLHHPNLVTLIGYCTSGDQRLLVYEYMPMGSLEDHLFDLELHPEPLSWNTRMKIAVGAARGIEYLHCTANPPVIYRDLKSANILLDKEFNPKLSDFGLAKLGPVGDRTHVSTRVMGTYGYCAPEYAMSGKLTVKSDIYCFGVVLLELITGRKAIDLSQKQGEQNLVTWSRPYLKDQKKFGHLVDPTLRGKYPRRCLNYAIAIIAMCLNEEAHYRPFIGDIVVALEYLAVQSRSHEARNVSSPSPEVTRTPRRRDL from the exons ATGACTTGTTTCTCTTGTTTGAATCCTCGAACTAAGGACATCAGAGTCGACATTGTTGATACTGCTCGATGCAACAACAACTCTCGCTACCCAGCCGATTCACCAG TTAATGGAAGTGATACAACAGGAACAGAGTCGATTTCAG TAAACGGTAAAGTGAATAGTTCCAAACCTGGTGGTGGAGCTCGGAGTTTCACCTTCAAGGAGTTAGCTGCAGCTACCAGAAACTTCCGGGAAGTCAATCTGCTCGGTGAAGGAGGTTTTGGGAGAGTTTATAAAGGACGCTTAGATTCTGGACAa GTAGTGGCTATTAAGCAATTGAATCCAGATGGGCTTCAAGGAAACCGAGAATTCATAGTAGAAATTCTCATGCTTAGCTTATTGCATCACCCGAATCTCGTTACATTGATTGGTTACTGTACTTCTGGTGATCAGAGACTTCTTGTCTATGAATACATGCCAATGGGAAGCTTGGAAGATCACCTTTTTG ATCTTGAGTTACATCCAGAACCATTAAGCTGGAATACTCGAATGAAAATAGCGGTAGGTGCAGCTCGGGGAATAGAGTATCTTCACTGCACAGCTAACCCGCCAGTTATATACCGCGATTTGAAGTCAGCTAACATATTGTTAGACAAAGAGTTCAATCCAAAACTCTCGGATTTTGGACTGGCGAAACTCGGTCCAGTAGGTGATCGAACTCATGTATCAACCCGTGTCATGGGAACTTACGGTTACTGTGCTCCCGAGTACGCCATGAGCGGGAAGTTAACTGTTAAATCGGACATCTACTGTTTCGGTGTAGTGTTGCTTGAGCTCATTACTGGGAGGAAAGCTATTGATTTGAGTCAAAAGCAAGGGGAGCAGAATCTTGTTACATGG TCACGTCCATACCTCAAGGATCAGAAGAAGTTTGGACATTTAGTGGATCCGACTCTACGAGGAAAATATCCTAGACGGTGTTTAAACTATGCCATTGCGATTATCGCAATGTGTCTGAACGAAGAAGCACATTATCGACCGTTCATAGGTGACATTGTTGTGGCACTTGAGTACTTAGCCGTACAGAGCCGGTCTCATGAAGCTCGAAACGTCTCGTCCCCATCACCTGAGGTTACTAGAACGCCACGACGACGAGActtgtaa
- the LOC104778800 gene encoding uncharacterized protein LOC104778800 encodes MEGNNQLTLLMNRDNWGNRVISKASWDGHILSGRCENSNCTWLAISKRGRVAFLMSRTLVDDDIVPFRGCEFYPSQFLESNMSPWEFAVDVQRERDIQNKWSYSLIVADMASNSMVHIRKPEKDEPNVMIGFVPSGVHTLSPVHGLDSAISERDIHLRDRFTQMIGHLGNDPLPQLREFASNFMFSPVGEGQETVFVDEMANHPDLQLALGMQRYGTTSTTALVVKRTGEVKIFERYWEENGQWTENNLPDFTFQDN; translated from the exons atggaAGGCAACAACCAACTTACGCTTCTGATGAACAGAGACAATTGGGGAAACAG GGTCATAAGTAAGGCTTCTTGGGATGGCCATATTTTGAGTGGTCGTTGCGAAAATAGCAACTGTACGTGGCTTGCTATTTCTAAACGAGGCCGAGTCGCGTTTCTCATGAGTAGAACGTTGGTTGATGACGACATTGTTCCATTCCGCGGCTGCGAGTTTTACCCCTCTCAATTCTTGGAG aGCAATATGAGTCCTTGGGAGTTTGCCGTTGATGTACAGCGTGAAAGggatatacaaaataaatggtCCTATAGCCTTATTGTCGCAGACATGGCTTCGAATTCAATGGTTCATATCAGGAAACCTGAGAAAGATGAGCCGAATGTCATGATAGGATTCGTTCCGTCTGGTGTGCATACACTTTCTCCTGTCCACGGTCTCGATTCCGCAATCTCTGAGAGG gataTACACCTGAGAGACCGATTTACTCAGATGATTGGTCATTTGGGAAACGATCCACTACCACAGCTTAGGGAGTTTGCTAGCAACTTTATGTTTAGTCCTGTGGGAGAAGGTCAAGAAACGGTGTTTGTGGATGAAATGGCTAACCATCCTGATTTACAA CTTGCGCTCGGAATGCAACGATATGGAACAACAAGTACGACTGCTTTGGTTGTGAAACGCACTGGGGAAGTGAAGATCTTCGAGAGGTACTGGGAGGAGAATGGTCAATGGACCGAGAACAACTTGCCCGATTTCACCTTCCAAGACAACTAG
- the LOC104776183 gene encoding serine/threonine-protein kinase CDL1-like isoform X1: MTCFSCLNPRTKDIRVDIVDTARCNNNSRYPADSPVNGSDTTGTESISGILVNGKVNSSKPGGGARSFTFKELAAATRNFREVNLLGEGGFGRVYKGRLDSGQVVAIKQLNPDGLQGNREFIVEILMLSLLHHPNLVTLIGYCTSGDQRLLVYEYMPMGSLEDHLFDLELHPEPLSWNTRMKIAVGAARGIEYLHCTANPPVIYRDLKSANILLDKEFNPKLSDFGLAKLGPVGDRTHVSTRVMGTYGYCAPEYAMSGKLTVKSDIYCFGVVLLELITGRKAIDLSQKQGEQNLVTWSRPYLKDQKKFGHLVDPTLRGKYPRRCLNYAIAIIAMCLNEEAHYRPFIGDIVVALEYLAVQSRSHEARNVSSPSPEVTRTPRRRDL; the protein is encoded by the exons ATGACTTGTTTCTCTTGTTTGAATCCTCGAACTAAGGACATCAGAGTCGACATTGTTGATACTGCTCGATGCAACAACAACTCTCGCTACCCAGCCGATTCACCAG TTAATGGAAGTGATACAACAGGAACAGAGTCGATTTCAGGTATCTTAg TAAACGGTAAAGTGAATAGTTCCAAACCTGGTGGTGGAGCTCGGAGTTTCACCTTCAAGGAGTTAGCTGCAGCTACCAGAAACTTCCGGGAAGTCAATCTGCTCGGTGAAGGAGGTTTTGGGAGAGTTTATAAAGGACGCTTAGATTCTGGACAa GTAGTGGCTATTAAGCAATTGAATCCAGATGGGCTTCAAGGAAACCGAGAATTCATAGTAGAAATTCTCATGCTTAGCTTATTGCATCACCCGAATCTCGTTACATTGATTGGTTACTGTACTTCTGGTGATCAGAGACTTCTTGTCTATGAATACATGCCAATGGGAAGCTTGGAAGATCACCTTTTTG ATCTTGAGTTACATCCAGAACCATTAAGCTGGAATACTCGAATGAAAATAGCGGTAGGTGCAGCTCGGGGAATAGAGTATCTTCACTGCACAGCTAACCCGCCAGTTATATACCGCGATTTGAAGTCAGCTAACATATTGTTAGACAAAGAGTTCAATCCAAAACTCTCGGATTTTGGACTGGCGAAACTCGGTCCAGTAGGTGATCGAACTCATGTATCAACCCGTGTCATGGGAACTTACGGTTACTGTGCTCCCGAGTACGCCATGAGCGGGAAGTTAACTGTTAAATCGGACATCTACTGTTTCGGTGTAGTGTTGCTTGAGCTCATTACTGGGAGGAAAGCTATTGATTTGAGTCAAAAGCAAGGGGAGCAGAATCTTGTTACATGG TCACGTCCATACCTCAAGGATCAGAAGAAGTTTGGACATTTAGTGGATCCGACTCTACGAGGAAAATATCCTAGACGGTGTTTAAACTATGCCATTGCGATTATCGCAATGTGTCTGAACGAAGAAGCACATTATCGACCGTTCATAGGTGACATTGTTGTGGCACTTGAGTACTTAGCCGTACAGAGCCGGTCTCATGAAGCTCGAAACGTCTCGTCCCCATCACCTGAGGTTACTAGAACGCCACGACGACGAGActtgtaa
- the LOC104776187 gene encoding bromodomain-containing protein 9-like, which yields MGEVADTMTKKKKKGRPSLLDLQKRAIKQQQLQQHRNQDDHHQHHRSGSKNPNSLNHAPNSASRSKRRNPNSNGDSPWIKDEDDNNNIEDNDDDERREKKHKLLHGLNSHHQSHRHSPNSQSDLNLDETPEASVKFSGGSNHTGEKASKATDILQGSPVESGPTTPLPDKKLLVFILDRLQKKDTYGVYSDPVDPEELPDYHEIITNPMDFSTVRKKLDSAAYASLEQFERDVFLICTNAMEYNSSDTVYYRQARAIQELAKKDFENLRQDSDDEEPQSSQQQQQQPKVARRGRPPKKQPEPSSIDRTASEISADTLGGGDSSNKFSGAYNLRKAPPYKFRQAESSVRINNNSETQSGWSIDWENEFPSSVVKAVNKYGMKHFNVDDNRRDTYNHLSTSSQEPSVLTTLEDELKQLIPVGLNTEYGYARSLARYAANLGPVAWKVASRRIETVLPPGIKFGLGWVGENPAGPEEDDNSQKQNLVMSSGKQKCSNDLASDDHSNRILSPTASVSSAFIGNRHSSSQTIEETAPPPARVLNPETDHPSSSSSRQAGPLIKLENSNGLIRGFGGFSHNANQMLGTARQQQQQEEANVSNEATPSSQQQQGLMFPYTKQEFHRFPPDLNARLVSPNSPGSNQQTGSSSSQHPDLALQL from the exons ATGGGTGAGGTAGCAGATAcaatgacgaagaagaagaagaaagggaggcCATCTCTATTAGACCTTCAAAAGCGAGCTATCAAACAGCAACAATTACAACAGCATCGCAATCAAGATGACCACCACCAGCACCATAGATCCGGTtcgaaaaaccctaattctctcaATCACGCTCCCAACTCCGCCTCCCGATCCAAACGGCGGAACCCTAATTCAAACGGCGATTCGCCCTGGATCAAAGACGaagacgacaacaacaacatagaagacaacgacgacgacgagcGGCGTGAGAAGAAACACAAGCTTTTACATGGATTGAACTCTCATCATCAGTCTCATCGACATTCTCCTAATTCCCAATCGGATCTGAATCTCGACGAGACTCCCGAGGCTTCCGTTAAATTCAGCGGCGGATCTAATCACACG GGAGAAAAGGCTTCGAAAGCGACAGACATTCTTCAAG GGTCTCCCGTGGAGTCAGGTCCCACTACACCTTTGCCAGACAAAAAGTTGTTGGTGTTCATCCTCGATAGACTTCAAAA GAAGGATACTTATGGCGTTTACTCTGACCCTGTTGATCCTGAGGAG CTTCCTGATTATCACGAGATTATCACGAATCCCATGGATTTTAGCACTGTGCGGAAGAAACTAGACTCTGCAGCATATGCCAGTTTAGAACAATTTGAG AGAGATGTGTTTTTAATATGTACAAATGCAATGGAATATAATTCATCAGACACTGTATATTATCGACAG GCACGAGCTATACAAGAATTGGCGAAAAAGGACTTTGAGAATTTAAGGCAAgacagtgatgatgaagaaccaCAAAGCtcacaacagcagcagcaacagccaAAAGTTGCCAGAAGAGGACGTCCGCCAAAGAAACAGCCTGAACCATCTTCCATTGACCGTACTGCTTCTGAAATATCAGCTGATACGCTTGGAGGAGGAGATAGCTCTAATAAATTTTCTGGTGCTTACAATCTAAGAAAGGCGCCTCCATATAAGTTCCGTCAAGCAGAATCATCAGTTAGAATTAATAATAACAGCGAGACTCAAAGTGGTTGGTCCATAGATTGGGAGAACGAGTTTCCAT CTTCGGTTGTGAAGGCGGTTAACAAGTACGGAATGAAACATTTCAATGTTGATGATAACAGACGTGATACCTACAACCACCTCTCGACTTCTTCCCAAGAACCATCGGTCTTGACAACGCTTGAAGACGAGTTGAAACAGTTGATTCCA GTTGGCTTAAACACTGAGTACGGTTACGCGAGGAGTCTAGCAAGATACGCTGCAAATCTTGGTCCTGTTGCCTGGAAAGTTGCATCGAGGAGAATCGAGACAGTATTACCACCTGGAATCAAATTTGGTCTAGGTTGGGTTGGAGAGAACCCAGCAGGACCTGAAGAGGATGataattctcaaaaacaaaacttagtaATGTCGTCGGGAAAACAAAAGTGTTCTAATGACTTAGCGTCTGATGATCATTCCAACAGAATCCTGTCTCCAACCGCTTCAGTCTCGAGCGCTTTCATAGGAAACAgacattcttcttctcaaaccaTAGAAGAGACTGCACCACCACCCGCTCGTGTCTTGAATCCAGAAACCGATCAcccatcatcctcctcctctcgCCAGGCTGGACCGCTGATCAAACTCGAGAACAGTAACGGCCTCATCCGCGGATTCGGTGGATTCAGCCATAATGCAAATCAGATGCTAGGAACTgcgagacaacaacaacaacaagaagaagcaaacgTAAGCAACGAGGCCACACCGAGCTCGCAGCAACAACAAGGGTTGATGTTTCCTTACACTAAACAGGAATTTCACCGGTTTCCGCCGGACCTTAACGCTAGGCTAGTATCACCAAACTCGCCGGGCTCTAATCAGCAGACAGGTTCGTCCTCATCGCAGCATCCGGATCTGGCATTACAGCTCTGA